In one Nocardioides luteus genomic region, the following are encoded:
- a CDS encoding YceI family protein codes for MGIFSKKDTAPAATEFDTPTAAIEDISGDYTLDVAHTRLGFSARHAMVTTVRGSFKEFEGTATIDTAEPAKSKVSLTIKADSVDTGNADRDAHLLSGDFFENEAHPNITFESTEVEFDGETWNITGDLTIKGTTKSVTVPFEQTGSAKDPFGNTRVGFEGAVAINRTDWGLSFNAALETGGVLVSEKIKLEFDISAIKTEA; via the coding sequence ATGGGCATTTTCAGCAAGAAGGACACGGCCCCCGCCGCGACCGAGTTCGACACCCCGACCGCCGCCATCGAGGACATCTCGGGTGACTACACCCTCGACGTCGCCCACACCCGCCTGGGCTTCTCGGCCCGCCACGCGATGGTGACCACCGTCCGCGGCTCCTTCAAGGAGTTCGAGGGCACCGCGACGATCGACACCGCCGAGCCGGCCAAGTCCAAGGTCTCGCTCACGATCAAGGCCGACTCCGTCGACACCGGCAACGCCGACCGCGACGCTCACCTGCTCTCGGGCGACTTCTTCGAGAACGAGGCCCACCCCAACATCACCTTCGAGTCGACCGAGGTCGAGTTCGACGGCGAGACCTGGAACATCACCGGCGACCTGACCATCAAGGGCACCACCAAGTCGGTCACCGTCCCGTTCGAGCAGACCGGCTCCGCCAAGGACCCGTTCGGCAACACCCGCGTCGGCTTCGAGGGTGCCGTGGCGATCAACCGCACCGACTGGGGCCTCTCCTTCAACGCCGCTCTCGAGACCGGCGGCGTGCTCGTCTCCGAGAAGATCAAGCTCGAGTTCGACATCTCCGCGATCAAGACGGAGGCCTGA